GTGTGGAGAGGATGCCCAAACTTCAGGGTTTTGAATTTTGGAGCCGCACCCTGGGAGGTGCTCGACATGTGGTGGCACCCATGGTGGACCAGAGTGAGCTGGCTTGGAGACTGCTGAGCCGCCGCCATGGAGCCCAGCTATGCTACACCCCTATGCTGCATGCCCAGGTCTTCGTCAGAGATGCTAACTACCGGAAGGAGAACCTGTACTGTGAAGTGTGCCCTGAGGACAGGCCTCTCATTGTGCAGGTGGGCAGAGGGACCATGGCTACCAGGTAGCAGCCGAGTTCTAGACCCTGTATATGAGGACAGCGTCTCCAAGCTTTCGTACCCAGGTTGAGGGTTGCGGGGCAGGGGGAGGCTGCATTCCTGTATTGACACACAGCTGCTGAGTGAACTTTCCCAAGACTGGGCTCTTTCCTGGGAGCCAGCCTGCGCCCTGGTGAAGGGACGGCTTGGATGATGTGAGGGACTTGAAGCCCCGTTGTCACCGTGATACTTCCTTTCGGTCTTGGTGCCCTTCTGTCTCAGAGCTATCAGTTCTGTGGAACTCTGTGCCCTTGGCTGCTGTTACACATCCGTGTAACATACATGTAATAACTCACGTTCCTAGTGGAACGAGATGCTCCCCGCTTTATCGTATTGTAAATGGGGTCGCCATGGGGCTCCTCACAGGGCAGGGAGGCCTAGGCAGAGAGTCTTAGCCTGATGTGACCATGGATGACTTTCATGTCTTCTTCAGTTCTGTGCCAATGACCCAGAGGTGTTTGTCCAGGCGGGTCTCCTGGCACAAGATTACTGTGATGCCATCGACCTGAATTTGGGCTGCCCACAGATGATAGCCAAGCGAGGTGAGGTCACTCCACAGTCCTGTGTTGACACCTGTCCGGGCCAGGCTTGTTCAGGTGGAGGCTCTGTGTGGGTTCGTGACAGTGGGTCCGAGAGTGACACCGGGCCACCCTTCTCCTCCGCAGGTCACTATGGCGCCTTTCTGCAGGAGGAGTGGGATCTGCTTCAGAGAATGGGTAAGTTGGCTGCGCACCACCATGTCAGCTGGAGCAGCCCCGGAACGTTCTGACAGGGCTCATAATCACACACGTCTTGGCTGGGGCTCAGGCCAGGACGACGGTCATCCCTCTAGGGCTTCCTTTATCTCCCACAGCCCCATGGGGACAGCTAGGTCTGTTGGGTGCTACTTCTCACTGGAAACCAGCACAGGCCGACATCACATGTGAAGACAGGAAAAGGCCAAGAATATGCCCCTAGATCTGCTTTTGGGAAAAGCTAGTATGGTTCTGTGGGCCTGGCATATAGGGACTTTTCCACCTTGGAATAGAACCATGGTTCCCTTAGAAACCACCTTTCTTTCTCAGTTCTGTTGGCTCATGAGAGACTCTCTGTTCCTGTCACGTGCAAAATCCGTGTCTTCCCTGAGATTGACAGGACGGTGAGGTATGCCCAGATGCTGGAGAAGGCCGGCTGTCAGGTGAGGGCCGTGGCTCCCAGGGGTGGTTGCTGGGATTCAGCAGGCAGTCTGGGCTCACATCCACACTGTCTCTCCCTGACAACCTTCCAAGACCAGAGGTGGCTCTTGATCCTCCTGCAGCTTTGGGTGGAGGGTGTGTCCAAGTCATTTTCTGTGGGCTTAACAGTGGGTCCCCCCTgaccccattttttttaagacCCGCTACCTTGGTCTCAGAGCCTCTAAAACTGCCATCCCAGCTCCAGGGTGTTGACTATGGGGAGTAACATTGGGTTTACTACCGTGTCTCAGGCCCTCCAGACATCAGCCATGGCCTTCTTAGGTGAGCTCAGTGTCCATCCTCTCTGGAAGACTAGGCGTAAGCCACAGGGCATTAGACTTGGTACTCTTCCCAGCCCTCCATGTTGAGCCTGGTCAAGTGTGCTCTGAGACATGTAGCTTCTGGAAGAGCGGGAGCCACCCCTCAGCAGCCTGGGGCTCCTTCATGGGGCGGGGCTCTCAAGACCCTGGGGTCCAGGGATAGATCTGGCCCGGATGgccatttttctttcctggatGGAAAGCTGAGGAACTTAAGCAGGTCCTTTGTGATTGGTTTGGGACCTTGGCCTAGAGAATGCTGAACCATGTGTTGATCTGTCCTAGCTCCTGACTGTACATGGGCGCACCAAGGAGCAGAAGGGGCCCATGGCAGGGACAGCCTCCTGGGAGCACATCAAGGCAGTCAGGCAAGTGGATACAGTAGTTTGGGTACAGTCATTGTCCTAGCTCCACACCTTGGTGTGTTCAGCTTTACCTGGTGTCCTATGTCTAGGAGGGAAGGCAGCAATACCATAGCAGGCAAGGTGTCTCAACAGGGTGGAACTTGGTGGCTGGTCTCTGTCCCTCCTGCTAAGCACTGCCCTGGTGTGGTATAGGGTCAggcttctctccctgccccccacagGAAGGCCGTGGGAATCCCTGTGTTTGCAAATGGGAATATCCGGTGCCTGCAGGATGTGGAGCAGTGTATCCAGGACACGGGTGTGCAAGGGGTCATGACTGCAGGTGAGCAATGGATGGCCGTTTAGTGAACAGTGTTCACTGTCCTGCCTGCTCCCTTATAGCTAGCCTGTGACCTGACCaggccttcctccctccccacttcccagagGGCAACCTGCACAACCCTGCCCTCTTTGAGGGCCGGAGCCCTGCCGTGTGGGAGCTGGCTGAGGAGTACCTGGACATTGTGCAGCAACACCCTTGCCCACTGTCCTACGTCCGGGCCCATCTGTTCAAGCTGTGGCACCACACGTGAGTTGCTCCTTGGATAGGAGTTGATAGTCAGTCTTTCTAAGCAATGTCAGTCCTCTGGAGTGCTCTGTGCTCTCCCCAAGACAACCAAGTCTGCTGAGGCTGCTGGCTTGGCAGTGAGGGAGGCCAGAACCTGGGTGGGAAGAAGTTGGTCATGGCTCAGGTGGTGACTGAATGACAGGCATCTTCCTCAGGCTGCAGGTTCATCAGCAACTTCGAGAGGAGCTGGCCAAAGTGAAGACCTTGGAGGGCGTGGCTGCTGTGAGCCAGGCACTAAAGCTTCGGTGTCAGGCAGGTGCAGGGCTGTGGGAGCCCAGCAAGCTCTGTCGTGGGCCAGCAGCTTAGGTCTTTGACGCGTCTTGGGCCTTTGCAGGAGGAcatgtccaggcagcaagaaggAGTGAGGCCACCTGGCAACTTACCTGCCTTCCACTGGATCTGCCAGCCCTACATCAGGCCTGGGTAAGCTACGCCAGCCTGCAGTGTGAATACAAACACGGGGGTGAGCTACGCCAGCCTGcagtgtgaatacacacacaggtGCCCATTGTCACTAAGGCAAGTCCCTGTTctgagtggagggagaggagaggcttTGTGTGGAGAAAGTGCTTTGGGTACTTACCCAAGATCCTTTGGTTCTCTGTGACTTTGTCCTTGGGGTTACTGGGTGGACCCTGGGGCTGGAATTTCCAAAGTTGGGCAGGCTGATCTGTGATCACAGCCTGCCTGGGCTCAGTGGTACGAACCTTGGGCCCCTGAACTTTAGATTTACCCCCTGTATTGTGTGGGCTGCACGTGTGTCCTGTGTCCTATACAGCCCCCTTTGCCCGGGACCACACCTGAGATCGGCCCAACTTGGCAGCAGTGAACTGACCGTATCTTGTTGGTGTGCCCTCTCCTTTCAGGCCCAGGGAAGGGAGCAAGGAGAATAGTGGTGGCCGCAGTAAGCGGgctctggaggaggaagagggcagcCTAGATGGCTTGTCCAAGAACAAGCTGAAGAAGCAGCTGAGGAACCCTCACAAGACCTTTGACCCTTCCCTGAAACGTGAGTGCGGCTCTGTTCAGGCCAGGTTAACTGGTTGACTGTCAGTCCCCTTGTCTTTGTCTTAACTGGAGGTAGGAGCCCGGGTTCAGAAACAGATGCCTAGGGACGTTTGTCCTGTGCCCAGACCAGACTTGGGGTTTGACACTAAGAACATGTGAAAGCTTTTAAATCtcatctgtgtgtgatgtatcAGACAAGGCCACTGTACAAACTCCTTACCTAGGTGCTGTTCAGGTGACCACAGAGGAGTTTGCCTGTGTCAGGGCTTTGGGTTACTAAGGCTATTCTTGGCTTGCTCAATCTTGATCCAAATAGATGGAGCTGAAGGTGGCTAACCTCTCTTATGGTTCCTAGGTGTGCAGCTTTGAGGTCTCAGTCCAGTGCATTGTCCTCTGTGCCCTGGCCATTTCAGCAACTTGGGCTCTCACACTCAGCTGCTCCTTAGGGGTTCAGCAGTCTGGTGGCAGCTGGTAGCTTTGCAAGCCTGGGGAATTTGCAGGAGGGACCTTGGGATATGTCTCAGgctgtaacccaggctgccctggatctCACGGTGTAGTCCACACTGACTCCTCCTCAGCAGCAGTCcacgtgctaggattacaggcgtgagccaccgtACCTGGCTGTACTTTCTCTCACTGGGTGACATGCTAACAGACCTTAGGGCTTTGGAACACTTGGGACTGAATGGGCAGCccatctgcttcctgtttgttccCAGTTGAGACCATGCTCACTCTCCTGTGTCCACCATCTCCTGTCATAACTAGCCACATCCTCCATCCTTACCAATCGGTCACAGCAAGACTTGTAGAGGTGGCAGCCAGTCACCCTGGCTTGCCTCATACTCATCTCATTCAAACAGCTCCTCCTTATTTTCAGCTAAATATGCAAAGTGTGACCAGTGTGGAAATCCAAAGGTGAGCTGGCTCTTCTGTTGCTGTGCAGGTGGGCAGGGCAGTCCCCATGGATGTTGCTGGGGTCTAGGCATGGGTGTTGGCCTCAGTTCACCAGCTTTCTCGTACACAGGGCAACAGATGTGTGTTTAACCTGTGCCGTGGCTGCTGTAAGAAGCGAGCATTCAGAGAGACAGCAGATTGCCCAGGTGAGCAGACGCCTGCTGCACcagcccacccacccccacagcaGTGGGAACCTTGGCTTCCTGACAATcattctcctcttgttctccctgtcagGCCATGGACTGCTTTTTAAGACCAAATTAGAGAAGTCTCTGGCCTGGAAAGAgacccagcctgggctgcaggaaCCTCAGCAGGGGAGGCCCGGAACACCAGGTGGTTTCTCCGAAGTCATGGGTAGTGCCCTGGCCTGAGAGCCAGCAAGGGCCCTCTCTACTCCAGGACAGCCACTGAAGCCTAGACACTCTTAAGGAAATGCCTTTACTCAGGGAATCTCCTACTTGACACAGAAGGACAGTTGGTGTCTTCAGGCACCTTGGCTGAACTTGCCCCTTTCCCACAACCTGTTTCCAGGACTGAACAATAAACCATTTCAGAGATTCGTTTGCAGAGATCTAATACTGGCCAATGGCTGCTGCTTCCAGCCCACACCCAAGGAGGCTGCTCTTCTGGCTCAGCGGACCTTGGGAGCCAGGAAAGCAGTGTGAAATGAGTGGGCATGCCCTGCCTTTCCTGAGTGGTCAGAACATCCAGGGGATTGCCCTGGGTGAGATCTTCCAAAGCAGAGAGGAGCAGAGCCTGGGGCAGTGATCAATCTGTACTTTAATGGCTACACGGCTGCAGTCAGAACTACATGGACAGGAGGGTTTCGGGGTCCCCTACCTGGGCATTGCACAGTCTGTTTCACTGGACAGAAACCTAGAGTCAGGCCTGAGTGACCATAGTGGGCAGCTTGCCTACCACAGCAGAGAGAACCTCAGAGTGGAAGGCCAGTGAACTGGCATCCAAGCGGCCAGGCTGCTCTAATGAACCACACATAATCTGGAGCCTCCTCTGAGGAAAGCAGGCAAGAGGCCCAGGTGCTGCTTCCATGGGCTGGGCAGGAGTGCGGACCGGTCTCTGCAGGTCGGGATGCCTTTCACATGTTGGTGCTCATCCGTGACTGGCTGTTGGCTGGCGTCAGCTCCCCTTGGCTCCCTTCTCTAGGCGGAGACTGCAGTGGACAGAGGGGTCAGTGGAAGCTGTGTGAGTGCTGCCCGTTCCTCACCCCAGCTGCTCACCTTGACATGGATCTGGTTGCGCAGCACAGCTGCCCTCAGAATCATGGCCTTGGCACGTCGCTGGAACTCCTTGCCCATCAGCAGGGACTTCTCAAAGGTGGTGCTGCGCTGATCCACATCTCGAGCATACAATATCTGTACAAGTAGGAGAGGAAGTTCAGAATGGCCCAGCAGGTCACGCCCCCAGCAATCCCAGCCCTAACTACGTACCTTGCTGTGTGAATCGATGCGGGCATTAATGAGCCCTTCCAGGATGAGCTGTGTTAGCTCATCCTCCAGAGCCGCAACTGTTGTGTTGAAGGCTGCAGCCATCTTGTGCATATCAGCTGACACATAGGGGCTGAAATACTACAGGATGGAGGCCACAAGCTGTCCACTGTCCCCAGtgtctgcaccccaccccacacagccTCTGACTGCCACAAGCTGTCCACTGTCCCCAGTGTCTGCACCCCACACAGCCTCTAActgccactcccctcccccacttactTGGATGAGAGCCCGGTTGCGAATCTGGGTATACAGCGTCCGGACATGGGGGGCCAGGTACATGTCCAAGAGCAGGTTGTCCTGCAGAGGAGAACTGGTCAGTGACCTGAGGCACAGGCTAGCCCAGTCACAGTGCAACTGTTCCTGTCTCCTACCTTCATCTCGTCCAACATCTTCAGGCATGAGGCGTACTTGGACTCATAGAATTTGAAGATGATGTCTCTGACCtgtggctccagctccaggaacagCTTGAAGGAGCTGAGGATACCAGAGTGCTCAGCTAAGAAGGGACTAAGGGCCTGACCCTGGGCAGGAACAGGAGGTAGGAGCCACCACCCAAATTACCTGCTGGAGATGACATTGCGTTGCAGCTCCTGACGGTCAAAAGTGGCTAAGGCACACAGGCCACCATAGACAGCCACATTGCTGGGGGACAGCAGctgaaggcagaaggggaggtgAGGCCAGAGACCTAGGGTCCTGGGTCACGGGTGCACACACCAAGGAGGAAGCCCAGAGCTGGGGCCTGGCCTTCCTACTACCCACTCAGACATGCTTAGACCTCATTCAGGAGAGGTTACCTCAATCCATGAGCCCTCACTTCCTCTTATGGACCTGGACAAGCTCAAGAGTCCTACATGTGCCTCCTCACCTCTGGGAAGTCGCAGTGATCAAAAGAAGCCAGAAGGAAGCACTTCGCAGCTTGCTTATACTTTCGTGCAGCCAGCTCAGCCAGGCCTAGAGGGACCAGGCAGGAGACAGTGAAGACAGGCTATTAGAGGAGGCTACTGGAGCCCTAAGAGACTGGTCATCAGTGGACAGCCCACTGGCCTCCTGCCCTCAGTATCCCTCAGTTTGTTAGTAACAGCATCTAACTGGAGACATTCCTGTAAGTATGTCTGCAGGAAAGCCTCAAATGCCGTAACATACAGCCAGGCTTGGAAACCAGCTCATCTACTTTCCCACACCCCACCGGCTTCTCTGcctgaacacagacacacacggaagCCCTGGAGCCTGCCAGTACTGTACCTCTAGCTATTTCCCCAAGGTTACAAGGGCTTGAGGTGGCCGGAAGCCTCACCTGCAGCACACTTGAGCTTGGTGAGGATGGCCTGGGTCTGGCTGTCCCGCTCTCCACGCTGCTACAGGGGAAGGCAGCAAATATGAGAGGCCCTACCCTGCCCTCCTTGTTCAAGGGGCTCTGCTCCCTGTCCCCCAGCCTACCCAGGGAAGGGTCAAGAGCAAACTCAAACGGAGGTTGAGGCTAGGAATGGGTATGGGGGCTACCAGGGGGCCCCATGGTGGTGGATCTTACCTCAGCAATCTCTGGAGTAGACTCAGCCTTGCTGACATAGCTTAACACATGAGACCAATTTTGCAAGTAGACACTGACCTGGCAGATGAGTAGGCAAGGCCAAGCTAAGTCTGGTGGCCTCTCCGGGCCCTCCATGCCTACCCACTGTCCCCTAGGTCACCTTGATGACGTTGAGGCACATGTTGATGACATGCTTAGCACTGGTACAGTAATCCCGGGCTCGTGAGTAACATTTGAGGGCATTGCTGAGGTCCCCGCAGTCCAGGTAGTGATCACCCAGGTCGTCATGGCCGCGCCTATAGGCCCGGGAGTGAGTGGATACTGGTAGAGGAGCCAGCCAGGCCCAGCTGCACAGCCTCCCCTGCCCAGAGCAGGCCGCACCTGATGCTCTCTTTGATGGAGTTGCCCTTGTAATTCTTCAAGTCTGTGTCCAGCTTCTCCAGTTTCAACAGGGCCTTCTTCCGAGTGGCCTCCACCCAGGCTGTATCCAGGGGTGGGGGCTCTACTCCACTCTCAGGAACGGCATCAGGTGCGTTCTGCAGCTCCCTGAAGGATAACCTAGCCATGAGGACAGCGACAACCACAAGAaccagggaggaaggggagaagacatAACAAGCCACAGGCTGGTCTTCAAGAGGCCTTTGTTTTGCCCCACCCAAAGAAGCCCACCCGCACCAGGGGCCCTTTACAGAGACATTTCCTGACCTAGGAGCCCATAGTCAGATAGGGAAGTTTTAATGGAGGATAAAGGgttttgacccccccccccttttttttttcggGGGTAAGAGAAGGACAGCTACACCAGGTTCTGAAGAATTAGGATCCTAGCTGTGTACACACAGGCaaaggaagccaggagagagagaacagggccTGCTACCACCTCCCTGCCACAGGACTTAACTACAGGGTACTGCTACACCACAGGACTTAACGTGTGCAGGGTACTGCTACACCACAGGTAGGATGCTGGGCATGACGGGCACAGAATGTGGTGGTCACTTGCCCCCTCCAGGGCCTTACCTGGTAGCCTCAGAGAGCTTCCGGTGGATCTCTTCATACATATCCACATTGAAGGTCCTCTGTACGAAGGACAGGGCCATTTTCAAGGCCTCGACCCGCAGTGGAGGACACCGGTCAGCAATGAACTGCAGCCGCTCAATGCGCATCAGGCCGCTGTAGCTGGCTGCATACTGCTCCaggtcctgggggggggggatgggggagtAGGTAAGCAAGGACCTGACAGCCTGAGCACGGATACCAAACCTTCCCTTAGGCCTACAGAACTGACTGCTGTCCCAGATTCTGGGAAGAGGCCACTGGTGTGGATTAAGGACCTTCGGGTCCAGCTCTGCACTGGAAAGCAGGAACACAGGCACACCCGCCAAGTGATGGAAGTTGGGGTGAGAACAGATAAAAAAAGTGTGTTGGCTAGAAACAGACTTTAACGGAGGTGTTCCCACTAAGACGGTGCCGAGTCTTAAAACTGCCTGAGAAGCTAACACAGGCGGGCACATGAAAACCCAGTTTCGTGGCTCCGAAAGATCTCATTAAAGTGGCTGCTAGGCGTTGCCATCTCCCAAAACTATCCACTACAGTGGAGAGTCTGATTGGACCCCTCAACAGACCCAAGTGACGGTAGTCCTCCCCGCACAAAGATCCGTACCAAGGTGGGGTTCTCCACCACGTAGTTGACATCAGGTGCGTTCTGGGGGTCTTCCTGGGGATCGACATCAATCTGCATAGGTTCCACAGCCCCCTGCAATACAGAAAAAGCTCCCTGACACACAGCACCGGGGAGAGCAGGGACGTCCTAAGGCACAACTGCCCTGGGCTCCCTCGGGCATTGGTGGCCAAGCGCCCCCCTCTGCTCTCCCACACTGGTGTGGGTCACAGTTCTCTGACAGATTATGAAGCCTCCAGGCCACAGATAATAAAACTGACTGACACCCTctctgcagaggtcaggagagccACAGCAGGCCGGCCACGGTGCGGAAGAGGCGCCAGGGCCTCGGGCGACGCCGAGGGCCGCCTCCCGCAGGCAGGGCGCCCGGTACCTCGGAGAGCAGCGTGCAGGCCGAGAGACTGGCGCTCAGGCTGTAGTCGCCCGACGTCCCGGGCCGCAAGTCCGACCTGCTGTGCGCAGGGCTGCGGCTCAGGTCGGACGCCGACGACGACGCGGAGCTGGGCGCCGGGCTGCCCCGCATCCTGACCGCTCCCGGGCCGCCAGCGCCCGCACGGAGAAGCGTTGGCGCGcgaggcgggggcggggcgggggccggAGCCCAGGGCGGCCCGCGAGGCTGGCGGGGCTCGCGCGCCCAGGCCTGCGCCGCGAGCCCCGCCCCGCCCGCCGCGAGCCCCGCCCACCGAGCCCGACTCGGGCCGCACAGCCGCGCGGCGAGCGCAGCCGCCAACCCCTACCTGCAGGTTAAACACCTGAACCGGCAGCGGCATCTTCCACCCCCGGCGCCGCAGAGCGACGTTCACTTCCGGGGCGGCGCGGCCGTCAGTTCCGGGTCGCGGCTCTGGGCGGGGCGCTGGTCGCTCTTAAAGGGGCCGCCTCACTCTCAGGCGGGCGCCCAGCGCCCGGGCCGGGGCGAGCGTATGAACCGTGTGCGGGGTCTGCTGTGCCGGGCCTGCCTCGCGCTGGCCGCGGTCCTGGCTgtcttgctgctgctgccgctgccccTGCCCCGCGCGCCCGCACCGGACCCCGGCCGGATCCCGACTCCCGGTCTGTCTCTCGAGGTCTCCCGCCTGCAGCCCGACGATATCTTCATCGCAGTCAAGACCACTCGGAAGAACCACAGCCCGCGCCTGCGGCTGCTGCTGCGCACCTGGATCTCACGAGCCCCGCGGCAGGTGCGCACCCCGCCCCTGCCTCGCGGGTCCGGGGTCCCGGGCTGGACTCCCCTGCCCGCACCCCTGCTCCCGGGCTGAACTCTCTGCCCGCACCTCTGTCCCGGGGTGGCCCCCCTCCCCGCACCTCTGGTCCCTGGCTGGACCCCCCTGCCCGCACCTCTGGTCCCGGGATGgacctccctctcctcccctccccctctggtCCCGGGCTGGATCCCCCTGCCCGCACCTCTGGTCCCTGGCTGGAACCCCCTGCCCGCACCTCTGGTCCCTGGCTGGAACCCCCTGCCCGCACCTCTGGTCCCAGGCCGGCCCCCTCCCCGCACCTCTGGTCCCGGGGTCCCCGCGCCTGCTCCCAGACCTACTCACTGGGTCCTCTGGTGCCTCATGGTGTTTTCTCCTTCAGACGTTCATCTTCACTGATGGAGAGGACCCTGAGCTCCAGCTGCTGGCAGGTGAGATGCCCCCCCCTGGACTGAGTTGTAGCTACAGGGGCAATTGTGTTCCTGTGTCAGGCACCTGGCTGGGTTCTCAGAGCTAGTGGAGGGCAGAGCCGGGATGGGATGCCCATCCATAGCCAGTCCACCTTCCAGTGCCCATCCTTCGGGCCATCAGCTCCTCACCCCGTCCCTGGCACCCATTTTCCTTGAGGAAGCCCCGTCGGCAGTCACCTGTTCCCACCTGGGCTGTTCTAAGTGTGGTTGGGCTGCAGTCTAAACCAGGAGGCAAGCTGAAAGTCAACCCTGAAATTTCCCATTTCCAACCGTGCAGGTGGCCGCCTGATCAACACCAATTGCTCGGCCGTGCGCACGCGCCAAGCTCTGTGCTGTAAAATGTCGGTGGAATACGATAAGTTCATTGAATCCGGACGGAAGTAAGTACCTCACCCCTCAGAGAACCCAGGGCTGAGCGTGCTGGAGGCTCTCACCCAAACGGGGGGCCTCAGTGCATAGACCTCTCCCTCCACCTGCAGATGGTTCTGCCACGTGGATGACGACAACTACGTGAACCCCGAAAGCCTGCTGCACCtgctttccaccttctcttccaaCCAGGACGTCTACCTGGGGCGACCTAGTTTGGACCACCCCATCGAGGCCACCGAGAGAGTCCAGGGTGGTGGCGCCGTGAGTGCTGGGGCCAGCATCCTCCCCCAGGTTGACCTAGCGAAAGCTGCAGGAGCTGAGACTGGGCTAAGACAGGCATGGGCCGGGTGGCCTAGTTCCAGGCCCTTGGAGCTAGCAGACCAAGCATAGTGATAAACAAGGGTCCAGAGACCACGGTGACTTGTTCGGACCTGTGCCCTCTGCAGACTCTCCTGTACGGTGGCCCA
The Microtus pennsylvanicus isolate mMicPen1 chromosome 11, mMicPen1.hap1, whole genome shotgun sequence genome window above contains:
- the Gps1 gene encoding COP9 signalosome complex subunit 1 isoform X5, encoding MPLPVQVFNLQGAVEPMQIDVDPQEDPQNAPDVNYVVENPTLDLEQYAASYSGLMRIERLQFIADRCPPLRVEALKMALSFVQRTFNVDMYEEIHRKLSEATRLSFRELQNAPDAVPESGVEPPPLDTAWVEATRKKALLKLEKLDTDLKNYKGNSIKESIRRGHDDLGDHYLDCGDLSNALKCYSRARDYCTSAKHVINMCLNVIKVSVYLQNWSHVLSYVSKAESTPEIAERGERDSQTQAILTKLKCAAGLAELAARKYKQAAKCFLLASFDHCDFPELLSPSNVAVYGGLCALATFDRQELQRNVISSSSFKLFLELEPQVRDIIFKFYESKYASCLKMLDEMKDNLLLDMYLAPHVRTLYTQIRNRALIQYFSPYVSADMHKMAAAFNTTVAALEDELTQLILEGLINARIDSHSKILYARDVDQRSTTFEKSLLMGKEFQRRAKAMILRAAVLRNQIHVKSPPREGSQGELTPANSQSRMSTNM
- the Gps1 gene encoding COP9 signalosome complex subunit 1 isoform X2, which codes for MRGSPAPSSASSSASDLSRSPAHSRSDLRPGTSGDYSLSASLSACTLLSEGAVEPMQIDVDPQEDPQNAPDVNYVVENPTLDLEQYAASYSGLMRIERLQFIADRCPPLRVEALKMALSFVQRTFNVDMYEEIHRKLSEATRELQNAPDAVPESGVEPPPLDTAWVEATRKKALLKLEKLDTDLKNYKGNSIKESIRRGHDDLGDHYLDCGDLSNALKCYSRARDYCTSAKHVINMCLNVIKVSVYLQNWSHVLSYVSKAESTPEIAEQRGERDSQTQAILTKLKCAAGLAELAARKYKQAAKCFLLASFDHCDFPELLSPSNVAVYGGLCALATFDRQELQRNVISSSSFKLFLELEPQVRDIIFKFYESKYASCLKMLDEMKDNLLLDMYLAPHVRTLYTQIRNRALIQYFSPYVSADMHKMAAAFNTTVAALEDELTQLILEGLINARIDSHSKILYARDVDQRSTTFEKSLLMGKEFQRRAKAMILRAAVLRNQIHVKSPPREGSQGELTPANSQSRMSTNM
- the Gps1 gene encoding COP9 signalosome complex subunit 1 isoform X7; amino-acid sequence: MPLPVQVFNLQGAVEPMQIDVDPQEDPQNAPDVNYVVENPTLDLEQYAASYSGLMRIERLQFIADRCPPLRVEALKMALSFVQRTFNVDMYEEIHRKLSEATRELQNAPDAVPESGVEPPPLDTAWVEATRKKALLKLEKLDTDLKNYKGNSIKESIRRGHDDLGDHYLDCGDLSNALKCYSRARDYCTSAKHVINMCLNVIKVSVYLQNWSHVLSYVSKAESTPEIAERGERDSQTQAILTKLKCAAGLAELAARKYKQAAKCFLLASFDHCDFPELLSPSNVAVYGGLCALATFDRQELQRNVISSSSFKLFLELEPQVRDIIFKFYESKYASCLKMLDEMKDNLLLDMYLAPHVRTLYTQIRNRALIQYFSPYVSADMHKMAAAFNTTVAALEDELTQLILEGLINARIDSHSKILYARDVDQRSTTFEKSLLMGKEFQRRAKAMILRAAVLRNQIHVKSPPREGSQGELTPANSQSRMSTNM
- the Gps1 gene encoding COP9 signalosome complex subunit 1 isoform X1 translates to MRGSPAPSSASSSASDLSRSPAHSRSDLRPGTSGDYSLSASLSACTLLSEGAVEPMQIDVDPQEDPQNAPDVNYVVENPTLDLEQYAASYSGLMRIERLQFIADRCPPLRVEALKMALSFVQRTFNVDMYEEIHRKLSEATRLSFRELQNAPDAVPESGVEPPPLDTAWVEATRKKALLKLEKLDTDLKNYKGNSIKESIRRGHDDLGDHYLDCGDLSNALKCYSRARDYCTSAKHVINMCLNVIKVSVYLQNWSHVLSYVSKAESTPEIAERGERDSQTQAILTKLKCAAGLAELAARKYKQAAKCFLLASFDHCDFPELLSPSNVAVYGGLCALATFDRQELQRNVISSSSFKLFLELEPQVRDIIFKFYESKYASCLKMLDEMKDNLLLDMYLAPHVRTLYTQIRNRALIQYFSPYVSADMHKMAAAFNTTVAALEDELTQLILEGLINARIDSHSKILYARDVDQRSTTFEKSLLMGKEFQRRAKAMILRAAVLRNQIHVKSPPREGSQGELTPANSQSRMSTNM
- the Gps1 gene encoding COP9 signalosome complex subunit 1 isoform X6; the protein is MPLPVQVFNLQGAVEPMQIDVDPQEDPQNAPDVNYVVENPTLDLEQYAASYSGLMRIERLQFIADRCPPLRVEALKMALSFVQRTFNVDMYEEIHRKLSEATRELQNAPDAVPESGVEPPPLDTAWVEATRKKALLKLEKLDTDLKNYKGNSIKESIRRGHDDLGDHYLDCGDLSNALKCYSRARDYCTSAKHVINMCLNVIKVSVYLQNWSHVLSYVSKAESTPEIAEQRGERDSQTQAILTKLKCAAGLAELAARKYKQAAKCFLLASFDHCDFPELLSPSNVAVYGGLCALATFDRQELQRNVISSSSFKLFLELEPQVRDIIFKFYESKYASCLKMLDEMKDNLLLDMYLAPHVRTLYTQIRNRALIQYFSPYVSADMHKMAAAFNTTVAALEDELTQLILEGLINARIDSHSKILYARDVDQRSTTFEKSLLMGKEFQRRAKAMILRAAVLRNQIHVKSPPREGSQGELTPANSQSRMSTNM
- the Gps1 gene encoding COP9 signalosome complex subunit 1 isoform X4, encoding MPLPVQVFNLQGAVEPMQIDVDPQEDPQNAPDVNYVVENPTLDLEQYAASYSGLMRIERLQFIADRCPPLRVEALKMALSFVQRTFNVDMYEEIHRKLSEATRLSFRELQNAPDAVPESGVEPPPLDTAWVEATRKKALLKLEKLDTDLKNYKGNSIKESIRRGHDDLGDHYLDCGDLSNALKCYSRARDYCTSAKHVINMCLNVIKVSVYLQNWSHVLSYVSKAESTPEIAEQRGERDSQTQAILTKLKCAAGLAELAARKYKQAAKCFLLASFDHCDFPELLSPSNVAVYGGLCALATFDRQELQRNVISSSSFKLFLELEPQVRDIIFKFYESKYASCLKMLDEMKDNLLLDMYLAPHVRTLYTQIRNRALIQYFSPYVSADMHKMAAAFNTTVAALEDELTQLILEGLINARIDSHSKILYARDVDQRSTTFEKSLLMGKEFQRRAKAMILRAAVLRNQIHVKSPPREGSQGELTPANSQSRMSTNM